The Priestia aryabhattai genome has a segment encoding these proteins:
- a CDS encoding plasmid mobilization protein yields the protein MSETKGERRNEPKQVKFRVTEEEFERLSLMADNVGMTVPAFVKAKAQGTRIRQPKINREGALAIAKELRAVGTNVNQIARWCNARDIEQLSEQELERLVYNLDEIKKGLAAAWQQLS from the coding sequence ATGAGCGAGACGAAAGGCGAGCGTAGGAACGAGCCTAAACAGGTGAAGTTCCGTGTCACTGAAGAGGAATTCGAACGGCTATCGCTGATGGCGGATAACGTAGGAATGACAGTGCCTGCCTTTGTGAAAGCAAAGGCACAAGGTACCCGTATACGGCAGCCGAAGATTAATCGTGAGGGTGCTCTAGCAATTGCAAAGGAATTGCGTGCTGTGGGTACCAATGTGAACCAAATTGCGAGATGGTGCAATGCACGAGATATCGAACAATTAAGTGAACAGGAGCTTGAGAGATTGGTATACAATCTCGACGAAATTAAAAAGGGATTGGCTGCAGCATGGCAACAATTAAGCTAA
- a CDS encoding relaxase/mobilization nuclease domain-containing protein, protein MATIKLSTTKNANALLKYAEKRAEVSNSLDCDVDYVRNQFKATREIWGKNGSIQAHHVIQSFKPDEVDPHQANEIGLQLAEKLTKGHEVAVYTHTDKDHIHNHIVINAVNYEDGRKFHAHGQEAIDRFREASDELCKDHGLSIVEERSADVRYTLAEQSLLQKGESSWKDEIRTAIDSAKEQATSFEDFQEHLKDEGVQATLRGKNITYEHLESNKKVRGSKLGLAYEKETILDGFERQVTRERETASSAGTAERGHTGVISVIPRDDFASESDRGLSFDVSERKHEQRDDDAAGARTDQTDESRRTEGNEIDFADIDQQIRERHRNTQKVYKRNFGRDEDSHQSVTKRHEKESGVSEQRVPSKQSSDQGGTREDQQQPGEQVRHVERESEVRPQRDRKKQQDYDIER, encoded by the coding sequence ATGGCAACAATTAAGCTAAGTACGACGAAAAACGCCAATGCATTACTGAAGTACGCTGAGAAGCGCGCTGAGGTGTCAAATTCGCTTGATTGCGATGTCGACTATGTAAGGAACCAATTTAAGGCTACAAGGGAAATATGGGGCAAAAACGGAAGCATACAAGCCCATCATGTCATTCAGTCGTTTAAGCCGGATGAGGTAGATCCTCACCAAGCCAATGAAATTGGGTTACAACTAGCGGAGAAGTTGACAAAAGGTCATGAGGTGGCCGTCTATACGCATACGGACAAGGATCATATTCATAACCACATCGTCATTAATGCAGTGAACTATGAGGATGGACGAAAGTTTCATGCCCATGGCCAAGAAGCCATTGACCGTTTTCGTGAAGCGAGTGATGAGCTATGCAAAGATCATGGTCTTTCCATTGTTGAAGAGCGCTCGGCCGATGTTCGCTACACGTTAGCTGAACAGTCACTGCTTCAGAAGGGTGAATCTAGTTGGAAAGATGAAATTCGAACGGCCATTGATTCTGCAAAAGAACAAGCAACGAGTTTTGAAGACTTCCAGGAACATTTAAAAGACGAAGGCGTCCAAGCAACCCTAAGAGGTAAAAACATCACGTATGAGCACTTAGAATCGAATAAAAAGGTACGTGGCAGCAAGCTAGGGCTGGCGTACGAAAAGGAGACGATTTTGGATGGCTTTGAAAGACAAGTTACAAGAGAAAGAGAAACAGCAAGTTCAGCAGGCACGGCCGAAAGAGGACATACAGGAGTTATATCAGTTATACCAAGAGATGATTTTGCGTCTGAGAGCGACAGAGGGCTATCTTTCGACGTTTCTGAAAGAAAACATGAACAAAGAGATGATGATGCAGCAGGAGCTCGAACAGATCAAACAGACGAGTCAAGACGTACAGAAGGAAATGAAATTGACTTCGCTGACATTGATCAGCAAATTAGAGAACGACATCGAAACACACAAAAAGTATACAAACGAAACTTTGGCCGAGATGAAGACAGCCATCAGAGTGTTACAAAGCGACATGAAAAAGAATCAGGAGTTTCTGAGCAACGAGTTCCGAGCAAACAATCAAGTGATCAAGGAGGAACTAGAGAAGATCAACAACAACCTGGGGAGCAAGTTCGACATGTTGAGCGAGAAAGCGAAGTCAGACCTCAGCGAGATCGAAAAAAACAGCAAGACTATGATATCGAACGCTAA